A window of Streptomyces sp. DG1A-41 contains these coding sequences:
- a CDS encoding helix-turn-helix domain-containing protein has protein sequence MAETLKKGSRVTGAARDKLAADLKKKYDAGASIRALAEETGRSYGFVHRMLSESGVTLRGRGGATRGKKATA, from the coding sequence GTGGCCGAGACTCTGAAGAAGGGCAGCCGGGTAACCGGCGCCGCGCGCGACAAGCTCGCGGCAGACCTGAAGAAGAAGTACGACGCCGGTGCGAGCATCCGGGCGTTGGCCGAGGAGACCGGCCGCTCGTATGGCTTTGTGCACCGCATGCTCAGTGAGTCGGGCGTCACGCTGCGAGGGCGTGGCGGGGCGACGCGGGGTAAAAAGGCCACGGCCTGA
- a CDS encoding enoyl-CoA hydratase/isomerase family protein: protein MASPDKDLVPALDKDGVRLTVDDAIATVTLTNPAKRNAQSPALWRALTEAGRQLPGSVRVVVLRAEGKSFSAGLDRQAFTPEGFDGEPSFIDLARGSDAELDATIAEYQEAFTWWRRSDIVSVAAVQGHAVGAGFQLALACDLRVVADDVQFAMRETSLGLVPDLTGTHPLVGLVGYARALEICVTGRFVTAEEAVSTGLANVAVPADQLDDTVRDLAAAVLAAPRDAVIETKALLSGAQDRTYEAQRGAERQAQARRLRDLAGVGD, encoded by the coding sequence ATGGCTTCGCCCGACAAGGACCTCGTTCCCGCACTCGACAAGGACGGCGTACGGCTCACCGTCGACGACGCCATCGCCACGGTGACGCTGACCAACCCGGCCAAGCGCAACGCGCAGAGCCCCGCTCTGTGGCGGGCGCTGACCGAGGCCGGGCGGCAGCTGCCTGGCTCCGTCCGCGTCGTGGTGCTGAGGGCCGAGGGCAAGTCCTTCTCGGCCGGTCTCGACCGGCAGGCGTTCACGCCCGAGGGCTTCGACGGGGAACCGTCGTTCATCGACCTCGCGCGTGGGAGCGACGCCGAGCTGGACGCGACCATCGCCGAGTACCAGGAGGCGTTCACCTGGTGGCGGCGCAGCGACATCGTCTCCGTCGCCGCCGTCCAGGGGCACGCCGTCGGGGCGGGCTTCCAGCTCGCCCTCGCCTGCGATCTGCGCGTCGTCGCGGACGACGTGCAGTTCGCCATGCGCGAGACCAGCCTCGGACTCGTGCCCGACCTGACGGGCACGCATCCGCTGGTGGGGCTCGTGGGATACGCCCGCGCGCTGGAGATCTGCGTGACCGGGCGCTTCGTCACGGCCGAGGAGGCCGTGAGCACCGGGCTGGCCAACGTGGCCGTGCCCGCCGACCAACTCGACGACACGGTCCGCGATCTCGCGGCGGCCGTGCTCGCCGCTCCCCGCGACGCGGTCATCGAGACCAAGGCGCTGCTGAGCGGCGCCCAGGACCGCACCTACGAGGCCCAGCGCGGCGCGGAACGCCAGGCCCAGGCCCGCCGGCTGCGGGACCTCGCGGGCGTCGGGGACTGA
- a CDS encoding alpha/beta fold hydrolase has product MRTVRATAAAVTAVIGVGVAAVAAGRFASDAALKAPPGRPLPTEPRLTVHGTAAGQIILTRDLAALRPGRYGLSGNGSHAVVGPVLANAPTAADSVVRRLERVTHGTLEPGDKAWLTPNVYVGNPSAALGLEHADIDIPGELGALPAWFVPGARDTWVIAVHGLGTTRELAMNVMGFLHRSRFPVLALAYRGDLGAPRQPDGLNHLGETEWRDLDAAIRYAVRYGARQVVLHGWSTGATMALRAAAHSGLRDRVSGLVLDSPVLSWETTLRALVAARRIPGALLPLAVRAAQGRTGLYGDRVPGTAPADSLRVPALVFHGPDDTVAPWQLSRRLADARPDMVALRTVGNAPHGAMWNADPRSYEEALRRFLTPLM; this is encoded by the coding sequence GTGCGCACTGTCAGAGCGACGGCCGCTGCCGTCACCGCCGTGATCGGAGTCGGCGTGGCCGCCGTGGCCGCCGGACGGTTCGCCAGTGACGCCGCGCTCAAGGCGCCTCCCGGCCGGCCCCTGCCCACCGAGCCCCGGCTCACCGTGCACGGCACCGCCGCGGGGCAGATCATCCTCACCCGGGATCTGGCCGCCCTGCGGCCCGGCCGCTACGGCCTGTCCGGCAACGGCTCCCACGCGGTCGTCGGCCCCGTCCTGGCCAACGCCCCGACCGCCGCCGACAGCGTCGTACGCCGCCTGGAGCGGGTCACGCACGGCACCCTCGAACCCGGCGACAAGGCCTGGCTCACCCCCAACGTGTACGTCGGCAACCCGAGCGCCGCCCTCGGCCTCGAACACGCCGACATCGACATCCCCGGCGAACTCGGCGCCCTGCCCGCGTGGTTCGTGCCCGGCGCCCGGGACACCTGGGTGATCGCCGTGCACGGCCTGGGCACCACCCGGGAACTCGCCATGAACGTCATGGGGTTCCTGCACCGCAGCCGCTTCCCGGTGCTCGCCCTCGCCTACCGCGGCGACCTGGGCGCTCCCCGCCAGCCCGACGGCCTGAACCACCTCGGCGAGACCGAGTGGCGCGACCTCGACGCGGCGATCCGCTACGCCGTGCGCTACGGCGCCCGGCAGGTCGTCCTGCACGGCTGGTCCACCGGCGCCACCATGGCCCTGCGCGCCGCCGCGCACTCGGGGCTGCGCGACCGCGTCTCCGGGCTCGTCCTGGACTCCCCGGTGCTCAGCTGGGAGACCACCCTGCGCGCCCTCGTCGCGGCCCGGCGCATCCCGGGAGCGCTGCTGCCCCTGGCGGTTCGCGCCGCACAGGGCCGCACCGGCCTGTACGGTGACCGCGTCCCGGGGACGGCCCCCGCCGACAGCCTCCGGGTCCCGGCGCTCGTCTTCCACGGACCGGACGACACGGTGGCCCCCTGGCAGCTCTCCCGCCGGCTCGCCGACGCCCGCCCCGACATGGTCGCCCTCCGCACCGTAGGCAACGCGCCCCACGGAGCGATGTGGAACGCCGACCCGCGCTCCTACGAGGAGGCGCTGCGGCGCTTCCTGACCCCTCTCATGTGA
- a CDS encoding ABC-F family ATP-binding cassette domain-containing protein, whose product MISASGIELRAGARVLIENATFRVAKGDRIGLVGRNGAGKTTLTKCLAGEGMPAGGTITRSGEVGYLPQDPRTGDLDILARDRILSARGLDVLIRKMRDNEQRIAGGQGATREKALKQYERQETEFLTKGGYAAEAEAATIAAALNLPDRVLGQPLHTLSGGQRRRIELARILFSDADTLLLDEPTNHLDADSIVWLRDYLKTYRGGFIVISHDVDLVETVVNKVFYLDANRAQIDIYNMGWKLYQQQREADEKRRKRERANAEKKAAALHSQADKMRAKATKTVAAQNMARRADKLLSGLEAVRQSDKVAKLRFPEPAPCGKTPLMAEGLSKSYGSLEIFTDVDLAIDKGSRVVILGLNGAGKTTLLRLLGGVEQPDTGAVVPGHGLKLGYYAQEHETLDPDRTVLENMRSAAPDMDLVEVRKVLGSFLFSGDDVDKPAGVLSGGEKTRLALATLVVSSANVLLLDEPTNNLDPASREEILGALRTYKGAVVLVTHDEGAVEALQPERIILLPDGVEDLWGADYADLVALA is encoded by the coding sequence GTGATCTCCGCCTCCGGTATCGAGCTGCGCGCCGGTGCCCGCGTCCTCATCGAAAACGCCACCTTCCGGGTCGCCAAGGGCGACCGCATCGGCCTCGTCGGCCGCAACGGCGCCGGGAAGACCACCCTCACCAAGTGCCTGGCGGGCGAGGGCATGCCCGCCGGCGGCACCATCACCCGTTCCGGCGAGGTCGGCTACCTCCCGCAGGACCCGCGCACCGGCGACCTCGACATCCTCGCCCGGGACCGCATCCTCTCCGCCCGCGGCCTGGACGTACTGATCCGCAAGATGCGCGACAACGAACAGCGCATCGCGGGCGGCCAGGGCGCCACCCGTGAGAAGGCCCTCAAGCAGTACGAGCGCCAGGAGACGGAGTTCCTCACCAAGGGCGGGTACGCCGCCGAGGCCGAGGCCGCCACCATCGCCGCCGCGCTCAACCTGCCCGACCGGGTGCTCGGCCAGCCCCTGCACACGCTCTCCGGCGGTCAGCGCCGCCGCATCGAGCTGGCCCGGATCCTGTTCTCCGACGCGGACACGCTGCTGCTCGACGAGCCGACCAACCACCTCGACGCCGACTCGATCGTCTGGCTGCGCGACTACCTCAAGACCTACCGCGGCGGCTTCATCGTGATCTCCCACGACGTCGACCTGGTCGAGACGGTCGTCAACAAGGTGTTCTACCTGGACGCCAACCGCGCCCAGATCGACATCTACAACATGGGCTGGAAGCTCTACCAGCAGCAGCGCGAGGCCGACGAGAAGCGCCGCAAGCGCGAGCGCGCCAACGCCGAGAAGAAGGCCGCCGCGCTCCATTCGCAGGCCGACAAGATGCGCGCCAAGGCCACCAAGACGGTCGCCGCGCAGAACATGGCCCGCCGCGCGGACAAGCTGCTGTCCGGCCTGGAGGCGGTGCGCCAGTCCGACAAGGTCGCCAAGCTGCGCTTCCCGGAGCCCGCGCCCTGCGGCAAGACCCCGCTGATGGCCGAGGGCCTGTCGAAGTCGTACGGCTCGCTGGAGATCTTCACCGATGTCGACCTGGCGATCGACAAGGGCAGCCGCGTCGTCATCCTGGGTCTCAACGGCGCCGGCAAGACCACCCTGCTGCGACTGCTGGGCGGCGTCGAGCAGCCCGACACCGGCGCGGTCGTCCCCGGCCACGGCCTGAAGCTCGGCTACTACGCGCAGGAGCACGAGACCCTCGACCCCGACCGCACGGTCCTGGAGAACATGCGCTCCGCCGCGCCCGACATGGACCTCGTCGAGGTCCGCAAGGTGCTCGGCTCGTTCCTGTTCTCCGGCGACGACGTCGACAAGCCCGCCGGTGTCCTCTCCGGCGGCGAGAAGACCCGCCTGGCGCTCGCCACCCTGGTGGTCTCCTCGGCGAACGTGCTGCTCCTCGACGAGCCGACCAACAACCTCGACCCGGCCAGCCGCGAGGAGATCCTCGGCGCGCTGCGCACCTACAAGGGCGCGGTCGTCCTCGTCACGCACGACGAGGGCGCCGTCGAGGCGCTCCAGCCGGAGCGGATCATCCTGCTGCCCGACGGCGTCGAGGACCTGTGGGGCGCCGACTACGCGGACCTCGTCGCCCTCGCTTGA
- a CDS encoding VOC family protein, with product MAGTSGGRPSIYPTLLYADAKAAIRQLTEAFGFTELSVYEGEDGAVMHAELVQGNGAVMVGTKGTGSVFDKAMKDAGTTGVYVVVDDVDAHHRRAVDHGAEILMPPTDQDYGSRDYLARDLEGNVWSFGTYAPEIPG from the coding sequence ATGGCAGGCACGTCCGGAGGGCGTCCGAGCATCTACCCGACGCTGCTGTACGCCGACGCGAAGGCGGCGATCCGGCAGCTCACGGAGGCCTTCGGCTTCACGGAGCTGTCGGTGTACGAGGGCGAGGACGGCGCGGTGATGCACGCCGAGCTGGTGCAGGGCAACGGCGCGGTGATGGTCGGCACCAAGGGCACCGGCAGCGTCTTCGACAAGGCGATGAAGGACGCGGGCACGACCGGGGTGTACGTCGTGGTGGACGACGTGGACGCCCACCACCGCCGCGCCGTGGACCACGGCGCGGAGATCCTGATGCCCCCGACGGACCAGGACTACGGCTCGCGGGACTACCTGGCCCGGGACCTCGAGGGCAACGTGTGGAGCTTCGGGACGTACGCGCCCGAGATACCGGGCTGA